Proteins from one Porites lutea chromosome 3, jaPorLute2.1, whole genome shotgun sequence genomic window:
- the LOC140929999 gene encoding uncharacterized protein, whose translation MNYHLCASSLELQTADHRPQIADCKLKDTKNLLNKGDTIKNITSCESGELFERIVAEEYLMEDDAVDYVRQILEALRFMHERNVVHLNLKPENILCVSMDSSVMKLVGFGLARNLTTEDNIKFSFGILDFENHETGTIINTQKHKAFMAKRRWKKSVNALLAVRRMSLSPLSASKRRSSMDPSILKTTSESEEDQTVDRKVSAPLDPSTLHITERRRGDTHNSCFDLNIATIQALQAKADKEMGKDLFQGNENEHEHESDYESEHSNESSDRDDNCADNADENDSSTSECNSTKQMFSNNQRPRANTVCGASPSSESSSQRAVRKTSQILINVGNTSTNDFKPVSFTLNTDELQHNMRQSRQTTSARNEAKLNSNYNDEFSSEMSLKQGHNHITEQQRLTPRMDKSILENGHTEENKLPKICVNDELISTSPSPVSVKLNNIEKLDSEGLIGQTTSPQTSST comes from the exons ATGAATTACCATTTGTGTGCCTCAAGTCTGgaactgcagactgcagaccacaGACCACAGATTGCAGATTGTAAATTAAAAGACACCAAAAATCTTCTTAATAAAGGTGACACCATCAAAAATATaacatcgtgtgaaa GTGGTGAATTATTTGAACGAATTGTTGCTGAAGAATACTTGATGGAAGACGATGCCGTGGATTACGTCAGACAAATCCTTGAGGCTTTACGATTCATGCacgaaaggaatgtagttcatTTGAATCTTAAG CCAGAAAACATTTTATGCGTGAGTATGGATTCCAGCGTCATGAAGCTTGTGGGATTTGGACTCGCCAGGAATCTTACTACAGAGGACAACATTAAATTCTCTTTTGGCATCCTAGATTTT GAAAACCATGAAACAGGAACGATAATCAACACACAAAAGCATAAGGCGTTCATGGCGAAGAGAAGGTGGAAG AAATCTGTTAATGCTCTTTTGGCTGTTCGTCGCATGTCCCTGTCGCCTCTTTCTGCCTCAAAGAGAAGATCTTCAATGGATCCCTCTATATTAAAAACAACTTCAGAAAGCGAGGAAGATCAAACTGTAGACAGAAAGGTGTCAGCTCCGCTAGATCCCTCGACATTACATATCACGGAGCGTCGTCGTGGAGATACCCACAATTCTTGTTTTGATCTCAACATAGCAACTATACAAGCTTTACAAGCAAAGGCGGATAAGGAGATGGGAAAAGACCTGTTCCAAGGGAACGAAAATGAACACGAACATGAAAGTGATTATGAGAGTGAACATTCTAATGAAAGCTCGGATAGAGATGATAACTGTGCAGATAATGCCGATGAAAATGATAGTTCCACATCCGAGTGCAAttcaacaaaacaaatgttttcAAATAACCAGAGACCGAGGGCAAACACGGTTTGCGGAGCCAGTCCATCTTCTGAGTCTTCTTCTCAGCGTGCGGTGAGAAAAACATCGCAGATATTAATCAACGTTGGAAATACTTCAACAAATGATTTCAAACCAGTATCGTTTACATTAAACACGGATGAACTGCAGCATAACATGCGACAAAGTCGTCAGACTACGTCTGCAAGAAATGAGGCTAAATTGAATTCAAATTACAATGACGAATTTTCCAGTGAGATGTCACTGAAACAAGGACATAATCACATTACTGAGCAGCAGAGATTAACTCCACGGATGGATAAATCAATCTTAGAAAATGGTCACACCGAGGAGAATAAGCTTCCCAAAATTTGCGTGAATGACGAACTCATTTCCACAAGTCCTTCTCCTGTTTCTGTAAAATTAAACAACATTGAGAAACTTGACAGTGAGGGGTTGATAGGGCAAACAACTTCACCACAGACTTCATCAACTTAA
- the LOC140931142 gene encoding uncharacterized protein codes for MNCTSITNALQESRLCWKKPIVGPEIERWASFGSEQGSAALIRVLRGLREEVITIVERDADVDRKIQDFVVTKGGIICQLPQKKIDAVIVLLGCFYVFNVSYTQRKAILTFLDQTLLESGLG; via the exons ATGAACTGCACAAGTATAACAAACGCTCTCCAAGAATCAAGACTTTGCTGGAAAAAGCCGATAGTAGGACCAG AAATAGAAAGGTGGGCATCCTTTGGTAGTGAACAAGGTTCTGCGGCATTGATCAGAGTGCTAAGAGGACTTCGGGAGGAAGTTATCACTATTGTAGAG AGAGATGCAGATGTTGACAggaaaattcaggattttgttgTGACAAAGGGAGGCATCATTTGCCAGCTTCCTCAGAAGAAGATTGATGCAGTGATAGTATTGCTTGGgtgtttttatgtatttaatgtATCATACACCCAACGCAAAGCCATCTTGACTTTTCTAGATCAGACGTTGCTTGAAAGTGGACTGGGGTAG
- the LOC140931140 gene encoding uncharacterized protein, whose translation MERAEKAKASRGSLHKATISGQCETVKMLLEDGEDVDQRDQFSLTPLHLACWYGQESVVKLLLEHGANVNSEDRFQRTPLQKAERHNHNSIVQLLMNSNARPSYQQPLSLKSLAEKAFLHVDTRSGFNMLTAAVAEGNYDVVFEAHVLSSHLEIPMGISAVADTLANLETKRPGHHKIEKFYRETVDKVNTLSVLHQCKRGNDAEKAVELVLNDGLDINTPELCNRTPLLWASISSSGEFIETLIDLGANVNAQRTDDKVTPLILSAHWNNFMAVNLLLDHGADANIARADACTPLHLAVMKGNQNLVKLFLEKNALVNTQDADGDSPLHTAVSKGFFYLTKLLVKKGSNVNLQNKKGKTPLFLGVMNKHEQLIKFLIENEADVSIGYKEISTERINLVRGKYRGRAVWHYVLVKKHLLGLYLKRTNGGSLDVADFGVILRSGWGKDPPEGTFDKILKECDFKFKEIPGVTVLHFASKENNEPEIIDLLVKSGANVNAQDAEGFTPLHMATIHGNLKIVKKLVDLEADVNIVTTDGKTAAELAHLNEELEIEEYLQSKMASSQKTKEKEVDFELAASDQEREDSLRIDTSSHCKMKRAKSTPKAKSAPISRGPIWNMLGRFGQKESKQF comes from the exons GCGTCAAGAGGTTCGCTACACAAGGCTACTATTAGTGGACAATGCGAGACGGTTAAAATGCTTCTTGAAGATGGTGAAGATGTGGATCAAAGAGATCAG ttttctttgacTCCTCTTCATCTCGCCTGTTGGTATGGACAGGAATCTGTTGTCAAACTGTTGTTAGAACACGGTGCAAACGTCAATTCTGAAGACAGG TTTCAACGTACCCCTCTGCAAAAAGCGGAACGCCACAATCATAACTCCATAGTGCAGTTGCTCATGAATAGTAATGCGAGGCCAAGTTACCAACAACCG TTAAGTTTAAAGTCACTTGCGGAGAAGGCATTCTTGCATGTGGATACTCGGTCAGGATTTAACATGCTCACAGCGGCGGTCGCTGAAGGAAATTACGACGTTGTTTTCGAGGCGCACGTGCTAAGCAGTCATTTGGAAATACCAATGGGAATTTCAGCAGTAGCTGATACTCTCGCAAATCTTGAAACCAAAAGGCCTGGTCAtcacaaaattgaaaaattttaccGAGAGACAGTGGATAAAGTCAATACACTGTCAGTGCTGCACCAGTGTAAACGCGGTAATGATGCGGAGAAGGCAGTAGAGCTTGTGTTAAATGATGGCCTGGATATAAACACCCCTGAATTGTGCAATCGCACACCTTTGTTGTGGGCGAGTATTTCATCTTCTGGTGAGTTTATTGAGACACTTATCGACCTTGGTGCTAACGTTAATGCTCAAAGAACCGATGACAAAGTTACACCTTTGATCTTATCTGCTCATTGGAACAACTTCATGGCAGTGAACTTGCTTTTGGATCATGGAGCTGATGCTAATATCGCCAGAGCTGATGCATGTACTCCACTTCACTTGGCAGTGATGAAGGGTAACCAAAACCTTGTCAAATTATTTCTGGAAAAGAACGCGTTAGTGAATACTCAGGATGCTGATGGCGATTCACCACTGCACACGGCTGTCAGCAAAGGATTTTTCTATCTTACCAAGCTTCTGGTTAAAAAGGGAAGCAACGTCAACCTTcagaataaaaaaggaaaaaccccTCTTTTCCTTGGTGTAATGAACAAACATGAACAGCTCATCAAATTCTTgattgaaaacgaggctgatgTAAGTATTGGATACAAGGAAATCTCCACGGAAAGAATTAACCTTGTTCGTGGGAAATACAGAGGTAGGGCAGTTTGGCACTATGTCCTGGTGAAGAAACATTTACTGGGTTTATATCTGAAGCGAACGAATGGAGGCAGTCTTGACGTGGCAGATTTTGGAGTTATTCTTCGTAGTGGATGGGGAAAGGATCCTCCAGAAGGCACATTTGACAAGATACTTAAGGAGTGTGACTTTAAGTTTAAAGAAATACCTGGTGTGACCGTTCTTCACTTtgcaagcaaagaaaacaacgaaCCCGAGATAATCGATCTTTTGGTTAAGTCCGGGGCGAATGTCAACGCCCAGGACGCTGAAGGGTTCACTCCCCTGCACATGGCAACGATCCATGGTAACctaaaaatcgtgaaaaaacttgTTGATCTCGAAGCTGACGTTAATATCGTCACAACCGATGGAAAGACTGCTGCTGAGTTAGCTCACTTGAATGAAGAACTGGAGATTGAGGAGTATCTCCAGTCGAAGATGGCTTCTTCgcaaaaaaccaaagaaaaagaggTTGACTTCGAACTTGCAGCCTCAGACCAAGAAAGAGAGGATTCTTTACGGATCGACACAAGTTCacactgtaaaatgaaaagagcCAAATCGACCCCAAAGGCCAAATCGGCCCCAATTTCTCGAGGGCCGATTTGGAACATGCTGGGCCGTTTTGGACAGAAAGAGTCAAAACAGTTCTAG